One genomic window of Elaeis guineensis isolate ETL-2024a chromosome 2, EG11, whole genome shotgun sequence includes the following:
- the LOC105061409 gene encoding fe(2+) transport protein 1-like, which yields MASSTSHALLLLLLLFASPVAANEENSGVKQCGPASHSGTCENKPEATRLKLIAIASILVTSLIGVCLPLVSRSVSVFRPDSSPFVLVKAFASGVILATGYMHVLPDSFDDLSSHCLPDRPWHKFSFTTFVAMLSALFTLSVDSLAMSFRGMRKACCGPPELGDQEKETSTAVVPVAHGHGNGAVVPSEKDGVDSVLQRNRVIAQVLEFGIVVHSVVIGLSMGASENPCTIRPLVAALCFHQMFEGMGLGGCILQAEYKLKMKAILVFFFATTTPFGIALGIALTNVYRENSPTALIVVGLLNACSAGLLNYMALVDLLSVDFMGPKLQSSVKLQMCAYAAVLLGAGGMSVMAIWA from the exons ATGGCCTCCTCCACCTCCCatgccctcctcctcctcctccttctcttcGCCTCCCCCGTCGCCGCCAACGAGGAGAATTCCGGCGTCAAGCAGTGCGGCCCCGCGTCCCACAGCGGCACTTGCGAGAACAAGCCCGAGGCCACGCGTTTAAAGCTCATCGCCATCGCCAGCATCCTCGTCACCAGCTTGATCGGCGTCTGCCTCCCCCTCGTCTCCCGGTCGGTCTCCGTCTTCCGTCCCGACAGCAGCCCCTTCGTGCTCGTCAAGGCCTTCGCGTCGGGGGTGATTCTCGCCACCGGCTACATGCACGTCTTGCCGGACTCTTTCGACGATCTCTCTTCTCACTGCCTGCCCGACCGCCCGTGGCACAAGTTCTCTTTTACCACCTTCGTCGCGATGCTCTCGGCCTTGTTCACGTTAAGCGTGGATTCCCTCGCGATGTCCTTTCGTGGTATGAGGAAGGCCTGCTGTGGGCCGCCTGAGCTTGGAGATCAGGAGAAAGAGACCAGTACTGCGGTGGTGCCCGTCGCTCATGGCCATGGGAACGGCGCTGTCGTGCCATCTGAGAAGGATGGAGTGGACTCCGTGTTGCAGAGGAACCGCGTCATCGCCCAG GTACTGGAGTTTGGAATTGTGGTGCACTCGGTGGTGATAGGCCTATCAATGGGTGCATCTGAGAACCCTTGCACCATTAGGCCTCTAGTGGCTGCCCTTTGTTTCCACCAGATGTTTGAAGGCATGGGCCTCGGCGGTTGCATTCTCCAG GCGGAGTATAAGTTGAAGATGAAAGCCATACTGGTCTTCTTCTTTGCCACAACGACACCATTTGGAATTGCACTCGGGATTGCACTCACAAACGTTTACAGGGAGAACAGCCCGACGGCTCTCATTGTGGTTGGGTTATTGAATGCGTGTTCAGCCGGGCTTTTGAACTACATGGCATTGGTAGATCTCTTGTCGGTGGATTTCATGGGGCCTAAGCTGCAGAGCAGCGTTAAGCTTCAGATGTGCGCTTATGCAGCAGTGCTTTTGGGAGCTGGTGGCATGTCTGTCATGGCGATTTGGGCTTGA